In the Actinomycetes bacterium genome, GCCGCACCTCGGGGTCGTCGACCGGCCGGGGACGGTACTCAACCCGCACCTCGGCCCCGGCCGCGCCAGCCACCATCGTGGCCAGCTCGAGGATCGTGACCTCCTGCGGGTTCCCCAGGTTGACCGGCCCCTGCACGTCGCTCCAGAGCAGCCGCCAGAACCCCTCGATCATGTCGTCCACGTACGCGAGCGAACGGGTCTGGCTCCCGTCCCCGTGCACGGTCAGCGGCTCCCCCCGCAGCGCCTGCACCGCAAACGTGCAAAACGCCCGGCCGTCATCAATCCTCATCCTCTCCCCGAAGGTATTGAAAATGCGAGCGATGCGCACCGGGACGCCGTGGGTGCGCTGGTAGGCCATGGCGAGGGCCTCGGCGAAGCGCTTGGCCTCGTCGTAGACGCCGCGGGGGCCGATCGGGTTGACGTGGCCCCAGTAGCTCTCGGGCTGAGGGTGGACCTGAGGGTCGCCATAGACCTCGCTGGTGGAGGCGAGCAGGAAGCGGGCGTCTTTGTCCTTGGCCAGCCCGAGCGCCCGATGGGTGCCGAGCGCGCCGACCTTCAGGGTCTGGATCGGGTAGCGGAGGTAGTCGATGGGGCTGGCCGGGGACGCGAAGTGGAGCACGGCGTCGACCGGGCCAGAGACGTGGACGTAGTCGGTGACGTCGACGTTGACCAGGCGGAAGTGCTTGCCGATGAAATCCTCGACGTTCTCGGCCCGCCCGGTCAGCAGGCTGTCCATGCAGATGACTTCGAAGCCCTCGGCGAGCAGGCGGCGGCAGAGGTGCGACCCGAGGAAGCCGGCCCCCCCGGTGATGACGGCCCTCGGCACGGCTCAGCCCCGCGCGTCGGCAGGGGTCGCCACCGGACGTCCCACACCGGCCACCGTGAAGCCCTCGGCGACGAAGGCGGCCACGTCGAAGAAGTTCCGTGCGTCGATGACGATCGGGTACGCCATGCGGCTCTTGAGGTCGGCCGGGTCCAGCTCGGCGAACTCCTTCCACTCGGTGAGCAGCACGAGCGCGTGGGCCCCGTCGGCCACCTCGTGGGCCTTGGCAGCGACCTGCAGGCCGGGCATGCAGGCCGCGGCCTGCTCGCGGGCAACCGGGTCGTAGGCGATCACCTCGGCGCCGCCGTCCAGCAGGCCGCGCACGACCTCCATGGCCGGGGCCTCGCGGAGGTCGTCGGTGTCGGGCTTGAAGGCGAGCCCGAGCACGCCGATCCGCTTGCCCTCGAGGTGCCAGAGCGCGTCGCGCACCTTCTCCACGATGTTGCGGCGCGCCTCCAGGTTGACCCTGGCCACCTCATGGAGGATGCCGAAGTCGACGCCCAGCTCGCGCGAGCGGTGGGCGAACGCGGCGACGTCCTTGGGGAAGCAGCTGCCCCCGTACCCGGCCCCGGCCTTGAGGAACTGCGGGCCGATGCGCGGGTCCAGGCCCATGCCCCGGGCGACCAGCTCCACGTCGGCGCCGGACCGCTCGCAGACCGCGGCCACCGAGTTGATGAAGCTGATCTTGGTGGCCAGGAACGCGTTCGACGCGTGCTTGATCAGCTCGGCGGTGGCGCGGTCGGTGGCCAGGAGCTGGCAGCCGGTCGACTCGATGATCGGCGCGTACAACTGGCGGAGGACGCGGGTGCCGCGCTCGGACTCGGTGCCGACCACGATCCGGTCGGGGCGCAGGGTGTCCTCGATCGCCGAGCCCTCGCGCAGGAACTCAGGGTTGGACGCGACCTCGTAGTCGGCACCCGGCGGTGCCTCCCGGCGCATCACCTGGGCCACCCGCAGTCCGGTCTGCACCGGCACGGTGCTCTTCTCGCAGACCAGGCGGAACTCGCCGGAGGGCAGGTGGCGGGCGATGTCGCGGGCGACCGCCTCGACGAACTTGAGGTTGGGGCTGCCGTCGTCCCGGCTCGGGGTGCCCACCGAGACGAAGATCACCTCGCCGTGGCGGACCGCCTCGGCCTTGTCGGAGGTGAACCGCAGCCGGCCGGCCGCCAGGGCCTCGGTCATCAGCTGCTGGAGCTGCGGCTCGTAGAACCAGGCCTTGCCCTGCCGGAGGAGCTCGAGCTTGGCCCGGTCGTCGTCGTCGGCGACCACCTCGTGGCCGATCTTGGCCAGGCAGACAGCTGTGACGAGTCCGACGTGGCCGGCCCCGATGACCGTTACGCGCATGCGTTGCTCTCCTCGAGTTCGTGAACCGCGTGAACCGGAAGACGAGATTCTACCGGCGCCCGGGAGCGGTGACGGCCGCCGCCGCCAATCTGTGGACATCCCGTGACGTACCGTTCATGGCGGCTCAACTGCGAGGTCAGCCGCTTGTCCTGACCAGGGCGGGATGCGACACTCCTGCCTCCCGGCCCGCCCACGACCGCTCAAGGACGCATGCGCGCACGCCTCGGCCTGCTGATCCTGCTCGCTCTGCTCACCGCTGCCGTGGCGCCCGCGCCGGCAGCGGCCGCAGCACGGCCGCCCGGACCGAAGGTCGCCGGGAAGGTGGGCATCCTGGTCGACGCGAACACCGGCGACGTGCTCTGGGGCCGTAACCAGTCCAAGAAGGTGCCGCCCGCCAGCCTCACCAAGATGCTCGCCGCGATCACCGTGAGGGCCAGCCTCGGCCTGCAGGAGGTGGCGGTGACCGGGCGGGACGCGGCCGGGATGCCCGCCCGCCGGCTCGCGCTCCGACCCGGCCAGCCGATTCTGGTCGAGCAGGCCCTGCAGGCGCTCATGATCGTCTCCGCCAACGACGTGGCCGTCGTGCTCGCCGAGCGGGCCGCCGGGTCGCGGCACCGCTTCGGCATCGCGATGAACGCCCAGTCGCGCCGCCTCGGCCTGCGCGGCTCGCACTGGAGGAACGCGGAAGGGCTCGACATGCCCGGGCACGTGTCCAGCGCCTGGGACCTCGCCATCCTGGGCCGGGCGGTGCTTCGCGACCCGTGGCTGGCCCGGGTCGTGCGCGCGCGCACGACCTCGTTCGCGCGGCCGGACGGCCACAGGCACACGCTCACAGCCCACTCGAGGTTCCTGCTCGACTACAGGGGCGCGGTCGGCATCAAGACCGGCTTCACCGACGACGCCGGCCGCTGCCTGGCCGCCGCGGCCACCCGCAACGGTCGCACCCTGATCGCGGTGCTGCTCGACAGCCCCGACCCGCCTGGCGACGCGGCCC is a window encoding:
- a CDS encoding UDP-glucuronic acid decarboxylase family protein, whose product is MPRAVITGGAGFLGSHLCRRLLAEGFEVICMDSLLTGRAENVEDFIGKHFRLVNVDVTDYVHVSGPVDAVLHFASPASPIDYLRYPIQTLKVGALGTHRALGLAKDKDARFLLASTSEVYGDPQVHPQPESYWGHVNPIGPRGVYDEAKRFAEALAMAYQRTHGVPVRIARIFNTFGERMRIDDGRAFCTFAVQALRGEPLTVHGDGSQTRSLAYVDDMIEGFWRLLWSDVQGPVNLGNPQEVTILELATMVAGAAGAEVRVEYRPRPVDDPEVRRPDITRAMELLDWKPTVSLEEGIRRTLPWFRRALGVVGS
- a CDS encoding UDP-glucose/GDP-mannose dehydrogenase family protein, with protein sequence MRVTVIGAGHVGLVTAVCLAKIGHEVVADDDDRAKLELLRQGKAWFYEPQLQQLMTEALAAGRLRFTSDKAEAVRHGEVIFVSVGTPSRDDGSPNLKFVEAVARDIARHLPSGEFRLVCEKSTVPVQTGLRVAQVMRREAPPGADYEVASNPEFLREGSAIEDTLRPDRIVVGTESERGTRVLRQLYAPIIESTGCQLLATDRATAELIKHASNAFLATKISFINSVAAVCERSGADVELVARGMGLDPRIGPQFLKAGAGYGGSCFPKDVAAFAHRSRELGVDFGILHEVARVNLEARRNIVEKVRDALWHLEGKRIGVLGLAFKPDTDDLREAPAMEVVRGLLDGGAEVIAYDPVAREQAAACMPGLQVAAKAHEVADGAHALVLLTEWKEFAELDPADLKSRMAYPIVIDARNFFDVAAFVAEGFTVAGVGRPVATPADARG